The Hordeum vulgare subsp. vulgare unplaced genomic scaffold, MorexV3_pseudomolecules_assembly, whole genome shotgun sequence genome has a window encoding:
- the LOC123419399 gene encoding DNA-directed RNA polymerase subunit beta, translating to MLRNGNEGMSTIPGFSQIQFEGFFRFINQALAEELDKFPTIKDPDHEIAFQLFAKGYQLLEPSIKERDAVYESLTYSSELYVSARLIFGFDVQKQTISIGNIPIMNSLGTFIINGIYRIVINQILLSPGIYYRSELDHKGISIYTGTIISDWGGRSELAIDKKERIWARVSRKQKISILVLSSAMGSNLREILDNVSYPEIFLSFPNAKEKKRIESKEKAILEFYQQFACVGGDLVFSESLCEELQKKFFQQKCELGRIGRRNMNRRLNLDIPQNNTFLLPRDVLAATDHLIGMKFGTGILDDDDMNHLKNKRIRSVADLLQDQFGLALGRLQHAVQKTIRRVFIRQSKPTPQTLVTPTSTSILLITTYETFFGTYPLSQVFDQTNPLTQTVHGRKVSCLGPGGLTGRTASFRSRDIHPSHYGRICPIDTSEGINVGLTGSLAIHARIDHLWGSIESPFYEISAEKAKEKKERQVVYLSPNRDEYYMIAAGNSLSLNQGIQEEQVVPARYRQEFLTIAWEQIHVRSIFPFQYFSIGGSLIPFIEHNDANRALMSSNMQRQAVPLSRSEKCIVGTGLERQTALDSRVSVIAEREGKIISTDSHKILLSSSGKTISIPLVNHRRSNKNTCMHQKPRVPRGKSIKKGQILAEGAATVGGELALGKNVLVAYMPWEGYNFEDAVLISERLVYEDIYTSFHIRKYEIQTDTTSQGSAEKITKEIPHLEEHLLRNLDKNGVVRLGSWVETGDILVGKLTPQIASESSYIAEAGLLRAIFGLEVSTSKETSLKLPIGGRGRVIDVKWIQRDPLDIMVRVYILQKREIKVGDKVAGRHGNKGIISKILPRQDMPYLQDGTPVDMVFNPLGVPSRMNVGQIFESSLGLAGDLLKKHYRIAPFDERYEQEASRKLVFSELYEASKETKNPWVFEPEYPGKSRIFDGRTGDPFEQPVLIGKSYILKLIHQVDEKIHGRSTGPYSLVTQQPVRGRAKQGGQRVGEMEVWALEGFGVAHILQEILTYKSDHLIARQEILNATIWGKRIPNHEDPPESFRVLVRELRSLALELNHFLVSEKNFQVNREEV from the coding sequence ATGCTCCGGAATGGAAACGAGGGAATGTCCACAATACCCGGATTTAGTCAGATCCAATTCGAGGGATTTTTTAGGTTCATTAATCAAGCCTTGGCAGAAGAACTTGACAAGTTTCCAACAATTAAAGATCCAGATCACGAAATTGCATTTCAATTATTTGCGAAAGGATATCAATTGCTAGAACCCTCGATAAAAGAAAGAGATGCTGTGTATGAATCACTCACCTATTCTTCCGAATTATATGTATCTGCGAGATTAATTTTTGGTTTCGATGTGCAAAAGCAAACCATTTCTATCGGAAACATTCCTATAATGAATTCCTTAGGAACCTTTATTATAAATGGAATATACCGAATTGTGATCAATCAAATATTGCTAAGTCCTGGTATTTACTACCGCTCGGAATTAGATCATAAGGGAATTTCTATCTACACCGGGACTATAATATCAGATTGGGGAGGGAGATCGGAAttagcaattgataaaaaagAAAGGATATGGGCTCGCGTgagtagaaaacaaaagataTCTATTCTAGTTCTATCATCAGCTATGGGTTCGAATCTAAGAGAAATTCTAGATAATGTTTCCTACCCTGAAATTTTCTTGTCTTTCCCGaatgctaaggagaagaagaggattgAGTCAAAAGAAAAAGCTATTTTGGAGTTTTATCAACAATTTGCTTGTGTAGGTGGGGACCTGGTATTTTCGGAGTCCTTATGCGAGGAATTACAAAAGAAATTTTTTCAACAAAAATGTGAATTAGGAAGGATTGGTCGACGAAATATGAATCGGAGACTTAATCTTGATATACCTCAGAACAATACATTCTTGTTACCACGAGATGTATTGGCCGCTACGGATCATTTGATTGGAATGAAATTTGGAACGGGTATACTTGACGATGACGATATGAATCACTTGAAAAATAAACGTATTCGTTCGGTTGCGGATCTGTTACAAGATCAATTCGGATTGGCTCTTGGTCGTTTACAACATGCAGTTCAAAAAACTATTCGTAGAGTATTCATACGTCAATCGAAACCGACTCCCCAAACTTTGGTAACTCCAACTTCAACTTCAATTTTATTAATAACTACTTATGAGACCTTTTTTGGCACATACCCATTATCTCAAGTTTTTGATCAAACGAATCCATTGACACAAACTGTTCATGGGCGAAAAGTGAGTTGTTTAGGTCCTGGAGGGTTGACGGGGAGAACCGCAAGTTTTCGGAGCCGAGATATTCATCCGAGTCACTATGGGCGTATTTGTCCAATTGACACGTCTGAAGGAATCAATGTTGGACTTACTGGATCCTTAGCAATTCATGCGAGAATTGATCACTTGTGGGGATCTATAGAGAGTCCGTTTTATGAAATATCTGctgagaaagcaaaagaaaaaaaagagagacagGTGGTTTATCTATCACCAAATAGAGATGAGTATTATATGATAGCAGCAGGAAATTCTTTGTCCTTGAATCAAGGTATTCAGGAAGAACAGGTTGTTCCAGCTAGATACCGCCAAGAATTCTTGACTATTGCATGGGAACAGATTCATGTTAGAAGTATTTTTCCTTTCCAATATTTTTCTATTGGGGGTTCTCTCATTCCTTTTATTGAGCACAATGATGCGAATCGGGCTTTAATGAGTTCTAATATGCAGCGCCAAGCAGTTCCACTTTCTCGGTCCGAGAAATGCATTGTTGGAACTGGATTGGAACGCCAAACAGCTCTAGATTCGAGGGTTTCCGTTATAGCCGAACGCGAGGGAAAGATCATTTCTACTGATAGTCATAAGATACTTTTATCAAGTAGTGGGAAGACTATAAGTATTCCTTTAGTTAACCACCGTCGCTCTAACAAAAATACTTGTATGCACCAAAAACCTCGGGTTCCACGGGGTAAATCCATTAAAAAAGGACAAATTTTAGCAGAAGGAGCTGCTACAGTTGGGGGGGAACTTGCTTTAGGAAAAAACGTATTAGTAGCTTATATGCCATGGGAAGGTTACAATTTTGAAGACGCAGTACTAATTAGCGAACGTTTGGTATATGAGGATATTTATACCTCTTTTCACATCCGGAAATATGAAATTCAGACGGATACGACAAGCCAGGGCTCCGCTGAAAAAATCACTAAAGAAATACCACATCTAGAAGAACATTTACTCCGCAATTTGGACAAAAATGGAGTTGTTAGGTTGGGATCCTGGGTAGAAACTGGTGATATTTTAGTAGGTAAATTAACGCCTCAGATAGCGAGCGAATCATCATATATCGCAGAAGCTGGATTATTACGGGCCATATTCGGCCTTGAGGTTTCCACTTCAAAAGAAACTTCTCTGAAATTACCTATAGGTGGAAGAGGGCGCGTTATCGATGTGAAATGGATCCAAAGGGACCCCCTCGACATAATGGTTCGTGTATATATTTTACAGAAACGTGAAATCAAAGTTGGGGATAAAGTAGCCGGAAGACATGGGAATAAAGGGATCATTTCCAAAATTTTGCCTAGGCAAGATATGCCCTATTTGCAAGATGGAACACCCGTTGATATGGTCTTCAATCCCTTAGGAGTACCCTCCCGAATGAATGTGGGACAAATATTTGAAAGCTCGCTCGGATTAGCGGGGGATCTGCTAAAGAAACATTATAGAATAGCACCCTTTGATGAGAGATATGAGCAAGAGGCTTCAAGAAAACTTGTGTTTTCAGAATTATATGAAGCCagtaaagaaacaaaaaatcCATGGGTATTTGAACCCGAGTACCCGGGAAAAAGCAGAATATTTGATGGAAGAACAGGCGACCCCTTTGAGCAACCTGTTCTAATAGGGAAGTCCTATATCTTAAAATTAATTCATCAAGTTGATGAGAAAATTCATGGGCGTTCTACTGGGCCCTACTCACTTGTTACACAACAACCGGTTAGAGGAAGAGCCAAGCAAGGGGGACAACGAGTAGGAGAAATGGAAGTTTGGGCTTTAGAAGGATTTGGTGTTGCTCATATTTTACAAGAGATACTTACTTATAAATCTGACCATCTTATAGCTCGCCAAGAAATACTTAATGCTACGATCTGGGGAAAAAGAATACCTAATCATGAGGATCCTCCAGAATCTTTTCGAGTGCTCGTTCGAGAACTACGATCTTTGGCTCTAGAACTGAATCATTTCCTTGTATCTGAAAAGAACTTCCAGGTTAATAGGGAGGAAGTTTGA
- the LOC123419398 gene encoding DNA-directed RNA polymerase subunit beta'' yields the protein MAERANLVFHNKEIDGTGMKRLISRLIDHFGMGYTSHILDQLKTLGFYQATTTSISLGIEDLLTIPSKGWLVQDAEQQSFLLEKHYYYGAVHAVEKLRQSVEIWYATSEYLKQEMNSNFRITDPSNPVYLMSFSGARGNASQVHQLVGMRGLMSDPQGQMIDLPIQSNLREGLSLTEYIISCYGARKGVVDTAVRTADAGYLTRRLVEVVQHIIVRRRDCGTIRGISVSPQNGMTEKLFVQTLIGRVLADDIYIGSRCIAARNQDIGIGLVNRFITAFRAQPFRAQPIYIRTPFTCRSTSWICQLCYGRSPTHSDLVELGEAVGIIAGQSIGEPGTQLTLRTFHTGGVFTGGTADLVRSPSNGKIQFNENLVHPTRTRHGQPAFLCYIDLHVTIQSQDILYSVNIPSKSLILVQNDQYVKSEQVIAEIRAGTSTLHFKERVQKHIYSESDGEMHWSTDVYHAPEYQYGNLRRLPKTSHLWILSVSMCRSSIASFSLHKDQDQMNTYGKKDREILDYSTSDRIMSNGHWNLIYPSIFQDNSDLLAKKRRNRFVIPLQYHQEQEKELISCFGISIEIPFMGVLRRNTIFAYFDDPRYRKDKKGSGIVKFRYRTLEEEYRTRAEDSEEEYETLEHEYRTREDEYETLEESKYGILEDEYEYETLENEYGSPENKYGNPENEYRTLEKDSEEEYGNPESKYRTQEDEYGTLEEDSEDEYGSPGESGEEKYGTLEEDSEEDSEDEYESPEEDSILKKEGLIEHRGTKEFSLKYQKEVDRFFFILQELHILPRSSSLKILDNSIIGVDTQLTKNTRSGLGGLVRVKRKKSHTELKIFSGDIHFPEEADKILGGCLIPPERQKKDSKESKKKKNWVYVQRKKILKSKEKYFVSVRPTVAYEMDEGRNLATLFPQDLLQEENNLQIRLVNFIYHENSKLTQRIYHTNSQFVRTCLVVNWEQEEKEKAGASLVEVRANDLIRDFLRIELVKSTISYTRKRYDRTSGGPTPHNRLDRANSNSFYSKAKIESLSQHQEAIGTLLNRNKEYQSLMILSASNCSRIGLFKNSKHPNAIKEWNPRIPILEIFGPLGAIVASISHFSSSYYLLTHNKILLKKYLFVDNLKQTFQVLQELKYSLIDENKRISNFDSNIMLDPFLLNCHFVHHDSWEETLAIIHLGQFICENVCLFKSHIKKSGQIFSVNMDSFVIRAAKPYLATTGATVNGHYGEILYKGDRLVTFIYEKSRSSDITQGLPKVEQIFEARSIDSLSPNLERRIEDWNERIPRILGVPWGFLIGAELTIAQSRISLVNKIQKVYRSQGVQIHNRHIEIIIRQVTSKVRVSEDGMSNVFSPGELIGLLRAERAGRALDESIYYRAILLGITRASLNTQSFISEASFQETARVLAKAALRGRIDWLKGLKENVVLGGIIPVGTGFQKFVHRSPQDKNLYFEIKKKNLFASEMRDFLFLHTELVSSDSDVTNNFYET from the coding sequence ATGGCGGAACGGGCCAATCTGGTCTTTCATAATAAAGAGATAGACGGAACTGGTATGAAACGACTTATTAGCAGattaatagatcattttggaatGGGATATACATCCCATATACTGGATCAACTAAAGACTCTGGGCTTCTATCAAGCCACTACTACATCGATTTCGTTAGGAATCGAGGATCTTTTAACAATACCCTCTAAGGGATGGTTAGTCCAAGACGCGGAACAACAGAGTTTTCTTTTGGAGAAACACTATTATTATGGGGCTGTACACGCGGTAGAAAAATTACGCCAATCTGTTGAGATATGGTATGCGACAAGTGAATATTTGAAACAAGAAATGAATTCAAATTTTCGGATAACGGATCCTTCTAATCCAGTCTATCTAATGTCTTTTTCAGGAGCCAGAGGAAATGCATCTCAAGTACACCAATTAGTAGGTATGAGAGGATTAATGTCGGACCCTCAAGGACAAATGATTGATTTACCTATTCAAAGCAATTTACGCGAGGGACTTTCTTTGACAGAATATATAATTTCCTGCTATGGAGCCCGCAAAGGGGTTGTAGATACTGCTGTACGAACAGCAGATGCTGGATATCTTACACGTAGACTTGTTGAAGTAGTTCAACATATTATTGTGCGTAGAAGAGATTGTGGTACTATCCGAGGTATTTCTGTAAGTCCTCAAAATGGGATGACGGAAAAACTTTTTGTCCAAACACTAATTGGTCGTGTATTAGCAGACGATATATATATCGGTTCACGATGCATTGCCGCGCGAAATCAAGATATTGGAATTGGATTAGTCAATCGATTCATAACTGCCTTTCGAGCACAACCATTTCGAGCACAACCAATATATATTAGAACCCCCTTTACTTGCCGAAGCACTTCTTGGATCTGTCAATTATGCTATGGCCGGAGTCCTACTCATAGTGATCTGGTGGAATTGGGAGAAGCCGTAGGTATTATTGCGGGTCAATCAATTGGGGAGCCAGGGACTCAACTAACATTAAGAACTTTTCATACTGGCGGAGTATTCACAGGGGGTACTGCCGACCTTGTACGATCCCCTTCGAATGGAAAAATCCAATTCAATGAGAATTTGGTTCACCCCACACGTACCCGTCATGGACAGCCTGCTTTTCTATGTTATATAGACTTGCATGTAACTATTCAGAGTCAAGATATTCTATATAGTGTGAATATTCCCTCAAAAAGCTTGATTCTAGTGCAAAATGATCAATATGTAAAATCTGAACAAGTAATTGCGGAGATTCGTGCCGGAACGTCCACTTTACATTTTAAAGAAAGGGTACAAAAGCATATTTATTCTGAATCAGACGGCGAAATGCACTGGAGTACTGATGTTTACCATGCGCCCGAATATCAATATGGTAATCTTCGTCGATTACCAAAAACAAGCCATTTATGGATATTATCCGTAAGTATGTGCAGATCCAGTATAGCGTCTTTTTCACTCCACAAGGATCAAGATCAAATGAATACTTATGGTAAAAAAGATAGGGAAATTCTTGATTATTCAACGTCGGATCGAATCATGTCCAATGGCCATTGGAATTTGATCTATCCTTCTATTTTTCAAGATAATTCAGATTTGTTGGCGAAAAAGCGAAGAAATAGGTTCGTCATTCCATTACAATATCATCAAGAACAAGAGAAAGAACTAATATCCTGTTTTGGGATTTCGATTGAAATCCCCTTTATGGGTGTTTTACGTAGAAATACTATTTTTGCTTATTTTGACGATCCCCGATACAGAAAAGATAAAAAGGGTTCAGGAATTGTTAAATTTAGATATAGGACCCTAGAAGAAGAATATAGGACTCGAGCGGAAGACTCAGAAGAGGAATATGAGACCCTAGAACACGAATACAGGACCCGAGAGGACGAATATGAAACCCTAGAAGAATCTAAATATGGAATCCTAGAAGACGAATACGAATATGAAACCCTAGAAAACGAATATGGGAGCCCAGAAAACAAATATGGGAACCCAGAGAACGAATATAGGACTTTAGAGAAAGACTCAGAAGAGGAATATGGGAACCCAGAGAGCAAATATAGGACCCAAGAGGACGAATATGGAACtttagaagaagactcagaagacGAATATGGCAGCCCCGGGGAAAGCGGCGAGGAAAAATATGGTACTTTAGAGGAAGActcagaagaagactcagaggacGAATACGAGAGCCCAGAGGAAGATTCCATCTTAAAAAAAGAGGGTTTGATTGAGCATCGAGGAACAAAAGAATTTagtctaaaataccaaaaagaagtaGATCGGTTTTTTTTCATTCTTCAAGAACTTCATATCTTGCCGAGATCTTCATCCCTAAAGATACTTGACAATAGTATTATTGGAGTGGATACACAACTCACAAAAAATACAAGAAGTGGACTAGGCGGACTGGTCCGAGTGAAGAGAAAAAAAAGCCATACGGAACTCAAAATATTTTCCGGAGATATTCATTTTCCTGAAGAGGCAGATAAGATATTAGGTGGGTGTTTGATACCGCCAGAAAGACAAAAAAAAGATTCTAAGgaatcaaaaaaaaagaaaaattgggTCTATGTTCAACGGAAAAAAATTCTCAAGAGCAAGGAAAAGTATTTTGTTTCCGTTCGCCCTACAGTGGCATATGAAATGGACGAAGGAAGAAATTTAGCAACACTTTTCCCGCAGGATCTCTTGCAAGAAGAAAATAATCTCCAAATTCGACTTGTCAATTTTATTTATCATGAAAATAGCAAGTTAACTCAAAGAATTTATCACACAAATAGTCAATTTGTTAGAACTTGCTTAGTAGTGAATTgggaacaagaagaaaaagaaaaggctgGTGCTTCCCTTGTTGAGGTAAGAGCAAATGATCTTATTCGCGATTTCCTAAGAATTGAGTTAGTCAAGTCCACTATTTCGTATACACGAAAAAGGTATGATAGGACAAGTGGAGGACCGACTCCCCATAATAGGTTAGATCGCGCCAATAGCAATTCTTTTTATTCCAAGGCGAAGATTGAATCACTTAGCCAACATCAAGAAGCTATTGGCACTTTGTTGAATCGAAATAAAGAATACCAATCTTTGATGATTTTGTCGGCATCCAACTGTTCTCGAATTGGTTTATTCAAGAATTCAAAACATCCCAATGCGATAAAAGAATGGAATCCTAGAATTCCTATTCTAGAAATTTTTGGGCCCTTAGGGGCTATTGTAGCTAGTATATCGCATTTTTCTTCATCTTACTATTTACTAACGCATAATAAAATCCTGCTAAAAAAATATTTGTTCGTTGACAATTTGAAACAAACCTTCCAAGTACTTCAAGAACTTAAATACTctttaatagatgaaaataaaagGATTTCCAATTTCGATAGTAACATAATGTTGGATCCATTCCTTTTGAATTGTCACTTTGTCCATCATGATTCTTGGGAAGAGACATTGGCAATAATTCACCTTGGACAATTTATTTGTGAAAATGTATGTCTATTTAAATCGCACATAAAAAAATCTGGTCAAATTTTCAGTGTAAATATGGATTCCTTTGTTATAAGAGCAGCTAAACCTTATTTGGCCACTACAGGAGCAACTGTTAATGGTCATTATGGAGAAATCCTTTACAAGGGAGATAGGTTAGTTacgtttatatatgaaaaatcgaGATCTAGTGACATAACGCAAGGTCTTCCAAAAGTGGAACAAATCTTTGAAGCGCGTTCAATTGATTCATTATCCCCCAATCTCGAAAGGAGAATTGAGGATTGGAATGAGCGTATACCAAGAATTCTTGGGGTCCCTTGGGGATTCTTGATTGGAGCTGAGCTAACCATAGCCCAAAGTCGTATTTCTTTGGTTAATAAAatccaaaaggtttatcgatcccaAGGGGTACAGATCCATAATAGACATATAGAGATTATTATACGCCAAGTAACATCAAAAGTGCGGGTTTCCGAAGATGGAATGTCTAATGTTTTTTCGCCTGGGGAATTAATCGGACTATTGCGAGCGGAACGAGCAGGGCGAGCTTTGGATGAATCGATCTATTATCGGGCAATCTTATTGGGAATAACAAGGGCTTCCCTGAATACCCAAAGTTTCATATCTGAAGCAAGTTTTCAAGAAACTGCTCGAGTTTTAGCAAAAGCTGCCCTACGAGGTCGCATTGATTGGTTGAAAGGCTTGAAAGAAAACGTAGTTCTGGGGGGGATTATACCTGTTGGTACCGGATTCCAAAAATTTGTGCATCGTTCCCCACAAGACAAGAACCTTTATttcgaaataaaaaaaaaaaatctattcGCGTCGGAAATGAGAGATTTTTTGTTTCTCCATACAGAATTAGTTTCTTCAGATTCTGACGTAACAAACAATTTTTATGAGACATAA
- the LOC123419407 gene encoding ATP synthase subunit a, chloroplastic, producing the protein MCFLGILNIKLIVQVAELRKRWLNQKNSFFEVQFLSEDNMNIIPCSIKTLKGLYDISGVEVGQHFYWQIGGFQIHAQVLITSWVVITILLGSVVIAVRNPQTIPTDGQNFFEYVLEFIRDLSKTQIGEEYGPWVPFIGTMFLFIFVSNWSGALLPWKIIELPHGELAAPTNDINTTVALALLTSAAYFYAGLSKKGLSYFEKYIKPTPILLPINILEDFTKPLSLSFRLFGNILADELVVVVLVSLVPLVIPIPVMFLGLFTSGIQALIFATLAAAYIGESMEGHH; encoded by the coding sequence ATGTGCTTTCTTGGTATCCTAAATATCAAATTAATAGTTCAAGTTGCTGAGTTGAGAAAGAGATGGTTGAATCAAAAGAATTCCTTTTTTGAAGTTCAATTTTTATCAGAGGACAATATGAAtattataccttgttccattaaaacaCTCAAGGGGTTATACGATATATCGGGTGTAGAAGTAGGCCAACACTTCTATTGGCAAATAGGAGGTTTTCAAATTCATGCCCAGGTACTCATCACTTCTTGGGTCGTAATTACTATCTTGCTAGGTTCAGTTGTCATAGCTGTTCGGAATCCACAAACCATCCCGACCGACGGGcagaatttttttgaatatgtCCTTGAGTTTATTCGAGACTTGAGCAAAACTCAGATTGGAGAAGAATATGGTCCCTGGGTTCCCTTTATTGGAACtatgttcctttttatttttgtttcaaatTGGTCGGGTGCTCTTTTACCTTGGAAAATTATAGAGTTACCCCATGGGGAATTAGCAGCGCCCACGAATGATATAAATACTACTGTTGCTTTAGCTTTACTCACGTCAGCGGCATATTTTTATGCTGGTCTTAGCAAAAAAGGATTGAGCTATTTCGAGAAATATATTAAACCAACCCCAATCCTTTTACCAATTAACATCCTAGAAGATTTCACAAAACCATTATCGCTTAGCTTTCGACTTTTCGGGAATATATTGGCGGATGAAttagtcgttgttgttcttgtttctttAGTCCCCTTAGTAATCCCTATACCGGTCATGTTTCTTGGATTATTTACAAGCGGTATTCAAGCTCTTATTTTTGCAACATTAGCCGCAGCCTATATAGGTGAATCCATGGAGGGTCATCATTGA
- the LOC123419405 gene encoding photosystem II D2 protein — MTIALGRVPKEENDLFDTMDDWLRRDRFVFVGWSGLLLFPCAYFALGGWFTGTTFVTSWYTHGLASSYLEGCNFLTAAVSTPANSLAHSLLLLWGPEAQGDFTRWCQLGGLWTFVALHGAFALIGFMLRQFELARSVQLRPYNAISFSGPIAVFVSVFLIYPLGQSGWFFAPSFGVAAIFRFILFFQGFHNWTLNPFHMMGVAGVLGAALLCAIHGATVENTLFEDGDGANTFRAFNPTQAEETYSMVTANRFWSQIFGVAFSNKRWLHFFMLFVPVTGLWMSAIGVVGLALNLRAYDFVSQEIRAAEDPEFETFYTKNILLNEGIRAWMAAQDQPHENLIFPEEVLPRGNAL, encoded by the coding sequence ATGACTATAGCCCTTGGTAGAGTTCCTAaagaagaaaatgatctatttgatACTATGGATGACTGGTTACGAAGGGACCGTTTCGTTTTTGTAGGATGGTCTGGCCTATTGCTCTTTCCTTGTGCTTATTTCGCTTTAGGGGGTTGGTTTACAGGGACAACTTTTGTAACTTCTTGGTATACCCATGGATTGGCAAGTTCCTATTTGGAAGGTTGTAATTTCTTAACCGCAGCAGTTTCTACCCCTGCCAATAGTTTAGCACACTCTTTGTTGCTACTATGGGGGCCAGAAGCACAAGGAGATTTTACTCGTTGGTGTCAATTAGGCGGTCTATGGACTTTTGTAGCTCTCCACGGGGCTTTTGCACTAATAGGTTTCATGTTACGCCAATTTGAACTTGCTCGGTCTGTTCAATTGCGGCCTTATAATGCAATCTCATTCTCTGGTCCAATTGCTGTTTTTGTTTCGGTATTCCTTATTTATCCACTGGGGCAATCTGGTTGGTTCTTTGCGCCGAGTTTTGGCGTAGCAGCGATATTTCGATTCATCCTTTTCTTCCAAGGATTTCATAATTGGACGTTGAACCCATTTCATATGATGGGAGTTGCCGGAGTATTAGGCGCGGCTCTGCTATGCGCTATTCATGGAGCAACCGTAGAAAACACTCTATTTGAGGACGGTGATGGTGCAAATACCTTCCGTGCTTTTAACCCAACTCAAGCTGAAGAAACTTATTCAATGGTCACTGCTAACCGCTTTTGGTCCCAAATCTTTGGTGTTGCTTTTTCCAATAAACGTTGGTTACATTTCTTTATGCTATTTGTACCCGTCACCGGTTTATGGATGAGTGCTATTGGCGTAGTTGGCTTGGCTCTGAACTTACGTGCCTATGACTTTGTTTCCCAGGAAATCCGTGCAGCGGAAGATCCTGAATTCGAGACTTTCTACACCAAAAATATTCTTTTAAACGAGGGTATTCGTGCGTGGATGGCAGCTCAGGATCAGCCTCATGAAAATCTTATATTCCCTGAGGAGGTTCTACCACGTGGAAACGCTCTTTAA